In Chitinivibrionales bacterium, a single window of DNA contains:
- the purB gene encoding adenylosuccinate lyase, with amino-acid sequence MNKKNNSTTALYSNPLLERYAGSEMSYVFSPDFKFGTWRKLWVALAECEMELGLPIKQEQVGEMRAHLTDIDYEAAKKYEAKTRHDVMAHILAFGDRCPAAKPIIHLGATSAFVGDNTDLIQMKEAVLILLKRLAAVIAALRKFALKNRALATLGFTHFQPAQLTTVGKRASLWLYDLCMDFEELERFCGTLPFLGVKGTTGTQASYMSLFNGDAARVKKLDKMVARKMGFDRAVPVSGQTYSRKIDASALAAVSGIAQTFHKISNDIRLLMHLREIEEPFESGQVGSSAMAYKRNPMRSERMTSLSRYIISLSSSPANTAAEQWLERTLDDSANKRLSIPEAFLAADAILIIGLNVLSGLVVYPRVIARHVAEELPFMATETILMEAVKKGGDRQALHERIRRHSMEAGNNIKLHGKPNDLLERIVADPAFRLKKKDLDRILDVSAFVGRAPQQVDEFVKEYVDPLLERGKKLGSIKKKDLTV; translated from the coding sequence ATGAATAAAAAAAACAATTCCACGACCGCTCTATACAGCAATCCGCTGCTGGAACGCTATGCCGGCAGCGAGATGTCGTATGTCTTCTCCCCTGATTTCAAGTTCGGCACCTGGAGAAAATTGTGGGTCGCGCTTGCCGAATGCGAGATGGAGCTCGGGCTTCCCATCAAGCAGGAGCAGGTGGGCGAGATGAGGGCGCACCTCACCGACATCGACTACGAGGCGGCCAAAAAATATGAAGCCAAGACCCGCCACGACGTGATGGCCCACATCCTCGCGTTCGGCGACCGCTGCCCTGCGGCAAAGCCCATCATCCACCTCGGCGCCACGAGCGCGTTCGTGGGCGACAACACCGACCTCATCCAGATGAAAGAGGCGGTGCTCATCCTGCTCAAGCGGCTCGCCGCCGTGATCGCCGCGCTCAGGAAATTCGCGCTTAAAAACAGGGCGCTTGCCACGCTCGGCTTCACGCATTTCCAGCCCGCGCAGCTCACCACGGTGGGGAAGCGCGCGAGCCTGTGGCTGTACGACCTGTGCATGGACTTCGAGGAGCTCGAGCGGTTCTGCGGCACGCTCCCGTTCCTGGGCGTCAAGGGAACCACGGGCACGCAGGCCAGCTACATGAGCCTGTTTAACGGCGATGCGGCCAGGGTGAAGAAACTTGACAAAATGGTAGCTCGCAAAATGGGGTTCGACCGGGCCGTGCCGGTGTCGGGCCAGACGTATTCGCGCAAGATCGACGCGTCGGCCCTCGCGGCCGTGTCGGGCATCGCGCAGACGTTCCATAAAATCTCCAACGACATCAGGCTGCTCATGCATTTGCGGGAAATCGAGGAGCCGTTCGAGAGCGGCCAGGTGGGCTCGTCGGCCATGGCGTACAAGCGCAATCCCATGCGGTCCGAGCGCATGACGTCGCTTTCGCGCTACATCATTTCGCTTTCGTCGTCGCCGGCCAACACCGCGGCCGAGCAGTGGCTCGAGCGCACGCTCGACGATTCGGCCAACAAACGCCTGTCCATTCCCGAGGCGTTCCTTGCCGCGGACGCCATACTCATCATCGGCCTCAACGTGCTTTCGGGGCTGGTGGTTTACCCGCGGGTGATCGCGCGCCACGTTGCCGAGGAGCTGCCGTTCATGGCCACCGAGACCATCCTCATGGAGGCGGTGAAAAAGGGCGGCGACCGGCAGGCGCTGCACGAGCGCATCCGACGCCATTCCATGGAAGCGGGGAACAACATCAAGCTCCACGGAAAGCCCAATGACCTGCTCGAGCGCATCGTGGCCGACCCGGCGTTCAGGCTGAAGAAAAAGGACCTCGACAGGATCCTCGACGTGTCCGCGTTCGTGGGGCGCGCGCCGCAGCAGGTAGATGAATTTGTCAAGGAATATGTCGATCCGCTGCTCGAAAGAGGCAAAAAACTGGGATCAATCAAAAAGAAGGATTTAACGGTATAG
- a CDS encoding DNA topoisomerase IV subunit A, with the protein MAFVPALYKNYFIEYASYVIKDRAIPDLSDGLKPVQRRILHTLHEMDDGKFHKVANAVGQCMKYHPHGDASIFAALVGLANKDLFIDKQGNFGNVLTGDEASAMRYIECRLTPLARETLFNPEITDFVDSYDGRNKEPVALPAKVPVLLAQGAEGIAVGMATKILPHNFIELLQAQISYLNKDTFSLRPDFPSGGMLDISEYNEGNGKVRIRARLDARDDKRIVVREIPYGTTTESLIASIEDAARKNKIKIAGIQDFTSEQVEIEIHLARGVHTQDTVDALYAFTDCEVSTTVNVVVIQDNKPVTMSVSDVLKYNADRLVELLRRELKIEDGHLRDRLHAKTLEQIFIENRVYKKIEDKKTQEGVVKAVIDGLEPFQKDIKREVTPDDVETLLKIPIRRISAYDINKAQHEMDEIKTRLKEIKHSLDDIIDYTIGFLQDLILKYGKQYLRRTEVVSFERVDVREVAQRNLKLRYDRDNGYLGYEVNGVALFDVSLYDRILVIRKNGVYSVINAPDKLFVDKGMLHCGFPDKDLVFSLVYKDPENMCPCIKRCRIEQFIMQKAYQLVPEGATVQMFTTEPEGTIQVEYKPKPYLRVLEEQFNLKDYLIKGVKAQGVRLSNKEAKTVKMQSVLKLSN; encoded by the coding sequence ATGGCGTTCGTCCCCGCATTATATAAAAACTATTTCATCGAGTACGCGAGCTACGTCATCAAAGACCGCGCCATCCCGGACCTGTCGGACGGGCTCAAGCCGGTGCAGCGCCGCATCCTGCACACGCTGCATGAAATGGACGACGGCAAGTTCCACAAGGTGGCCAACGCCGTGGGCCAATGCATGAAATACCACCCGCACGGCGACGCGTCGATCTTCGCCGCGCTCGTCGGCCTTGCCAACAAGGACTTGTTTATTGACAAACAGGGAAATTTCGGCAACGTGCTCACCGGCGACGAGGCGTCGGCCATGCGTTACATCGAGTGCCGCTTAACGCCGCTGGCCAGGGAGACGCTGTTCAACCCGGAGATCACCGATTTCGTCGATTCCTACGACGGCCGCAACAAGGAGCCCGTTGCCCTGCCCGCCAAGGTGCCGGTGCTGCTGGCGCAGGGCGCCGAGGGTATCGCCGTGGGCATGGCCACCAAGATCCTGCCGCACAACTTCATCGAGCTGCTCCAGGCGCAGATCTCCTACCTCAACAAGGACACGTTCTCGCTCAGGCCCGACTTCCCGTCGGGCGGCATGCTGGACATATCGGAATACAACGAGGGCAACGGCAAGGTGCGCATCCGCGCGCGGCTCGACGCGAGGGACGACAAGCGCATCGTGGTGCGCGAGATCCCCTACGGCACCACCACCGAGAGCCTCATCGCGAGCATCGAAGACGCGGCGCGCAAGAACAAGATAAAGATCGCGGGCATACAGGACTTCACGTCGGAGCAGGTGGAGATCGAGATCCACCTCGCGCGCGGCGTTCACACGCAGGACACCGTGGACGCGCTGTACGCCTTCACCGACTGCGAGGTCTCCACCACGGTAAACGTCGTGGTGATACAGGACAACAAGCCCGTCACCATGAGCGTGTCCGACGTGCTCAAATATAATGCGGACCGGCTCGTGGAGCTCTTGCGCCGCGAGCTCAAGATCGAGGACGGCCACCTGCGCGACCGGCTCCACGCCAAGACGCTCGAGCAGATCTTTATCGAGAACCGCGTCTATAAAAAAATCGAGGACAAGAAAACGCAAGAGGGCGTGGTCAAGGCAGTGATTGACGGACTGGAACCTTTCCAGAAGGACATCAAGCGTGAGGTCACGCCCGACGACGTCGAGACCCTGCTCAAGATCCCCATACGCCGGATCTCCGCCTACGACATCAACAAAGCCCAGCATGAGATGGACGAGATCAAGACGCGGCTCAAGGAGATCAAACATTCGCTCGACGACATCATCGACTACACCATAGGGTTTCTGCAGGATCTGATCCTCAAGTACGGCAAGCAATACCTGCGCCGCACCGAGGTCGTGTCGTTCGAGCGCGTTGACGTGCGCGAAGTGGCGCAGCGCAACCTCAAGCTGCGGTACGACCGCGACAACGGGTACCTCGGCTACGAGGTGAACGGCGTTGCCCTGTTCGACGTGTCGCTCTACGACCGCATCCTGGTGATCCGCAAGAACGGCGTGTACTCGGTGATCAACGCGCCCGACAAGCTGTTCGTGGACAAGGGCATGCTCCACTGCGGGTTCCCGGACAAGGACCTCGTTTTCTCGCTTGTCTACAAGGACCCCGAGAACATGTGCCCCTGCATCAAGCGCTGCCGGATCGAGCAGTTCATCATGCAGAAGGCCTACCAGCTCGTGCCCGAGGGCGCAACGGTGCAGATGTTCACCACCGAGCCCGAGGGCACCATCCAGGTGGAGTACAAGCCCAAACCGTACCTGCGCGTGCTCGAGGAGCAGTTCAACCTCAAGGACTACCTGATCAAGGGAGTGAAGGCGCAGGGCGTGAGATTGTCGAACAAGGAAGCAAAGACGGTGAAGATGCAGAGCGTGCTGAAGCTTTCCAATTAA
- a CDS encoding histidinol-phosphatase, translating into MISDYHVHTPYCGHAQGKTIDYIETAVGLGMKEIGFSDHLGRYYLGKNQKKRYWDWGMRERDMARYFSELLDLKETYGDRIAVRIGLEIDYIEGAEHLAEEIVSQYPFDYLLGSIHCLPILGWRHLSEYVKVDAKRVYEAYFGAVKSAARSGLFQSLAHMDFLWRYVAWPDAPASRIEEYISESVALAAAHGTCIEVNANGFLWSQMEELKKFDLFDVLLEQVKKHQACITVGSDAHTPELVGKSFPQINSLLQSKGFQCYSVFEQKQRKQVKLG; encoded by the coding sequence GTGATCTCCGACTACCACGTCCACACCCCCTACTGCGGGCACGCGCAGGGGAAAACCATCGATTACATCGAGACCGCCGTCGGCCTGGGCATGAAAGAAATCGGGTTCTCCGACCATCTCGGCCGCTACTATCTCGGCAAAAACCAGAAGAAACGGTACTGGGACTGGGGCATGCGCGAGCGCGACATGGCCCGGTATTTCTCCGAGCTCCTTGATTTAAAGGAAACGTACGGGGACCGCATCGCGGTGCGCATCGGCCTCGAGATCGACTACATCGAGGGCGCCGAGCACCTTGCCGAGGAAATCGTCTCGCAGTATCCCTTCGACTATCTCCTCGGCTCCATCCACTGCCTGCCCATACTCGGCTGGCGCCACCTTTCCGAATATGTCAAGGTTGACGCGAAGCGCGTGTACGAGGCGTATTTCGGCGCCGTGAAATCCGCCGCGCGGTCGGGTCTGTTCCAGTCCCTGGCGCACATGGATTTTTTGTGGCGGTACGTGGCCTGGCCCGACGCGCCGGCGTCCCGGATCGAGGAATATATTTCGGAGTCGGTGGCGCTGGCCGCCGCGCACGGGACCTGCATCGAGGTCAACGCGAACGGCTTCTTGTGGTCGCAGATGGAGGAATTGAAGAAATTCGATCTTTTCGACGTCCTCCTTGAACAGGTAAAAAAGCATCAAGCCTGCATCACCGTCGGCTCCGACGCCCACACGCCCGAACTGGTGGGCAAGTCGTTCCCGCAGATTAATTCTCTTCTGCAAAGCAAGGGATTTCAGTGTTATTCGGTGTTTGAGCAGAAACAGCGAAAACAGGTTAAACTAGGATAA
- a CDS encoding helix-turn-helix domain-containing protein, whose amino-acid sequence MKNSQKYRVTRVSRKGNRRVSLMTEKQLQKFRALRLKSIRKEDLGLTQKVFAEAVGANLRTLQDWETGRSEMPKPVEILLELMREMPSVRKRLMTAAHPNLHSQSRPYAA is encoded by the coding sequence ATGAAAAACTCTCAGAAGTATCGTGTTACCAGGGTGTCCCGGAAGGGTAATCGCCGCGTTTCGCTCATGACCGAAAAACAGCTTCAGAAATTCAGGGCGCTGAGGCTGAAATCCATCCGTAAGGAAGATCTCGGATTGACGCAGAAGGTCTTTGCCGAGGCTGTCGGCGCCAATTTACGGACCTTGCAGGACTGGGAAACCGGTCGAAGCGAAATGCCCAAACCCGTTGAAATTCTGCTGGAACTTATGAGAGAAATGCCCTCTGTCCGCAAGCGCCTTATGACTGCCGCCCATCCGAATTTACATTCTCAATCAAGGCCTTATGCAGCCTGA
- a CDS encoding TIGR01212 family radical SAM protein (This family includes YhcC from E. coli K-12, an uncharacterized radical SAM protein.) has product MLRYNSYRSHLKKRFGKPVLKIPLNAGFSCPNRNGTISAEGCSFCDNRSFSPVALTAASIIDQLQGAIDRDNGRHSAYIAYLQPFSNTYGDRKRLAEVYEPVIKYPGIIGLAVGTRPDCFSEGVLDYLEDVSKRTYLSIEIGLQSGNGEVLKRNNRGHDAESFINAVSELSKRRIEAVAHVMIGLPFETRGQTINTAKLLASLPVNGIKIHQLMIIAGTKAHEWYKEGKVKALTIEEYADILCEFLSYVRPDQLIHRIMADSSVKNGLVAPTWSAEKGKAIKFLHEVMEKKGLVQGNLYR; this is encoded by the coding sequence GTGCTCCGTTACAACTCATACCGCTCCCATCTTAAAAAGCGCTTTGGAAAACCGGTGCTTAAAATTCCGCTCAACGCGGGGTTCTCCTGCCCCAACCGCAACGGCACCATAAGCGCGGAAGGATGTTCGTTCTGCGACAACCGGTCGTTCTCCCCTGTCGCCTTGACCGCCGCTTCCATCATTGACCAGTTGCAAGGCGCGATCGACCGGGACAACGGCAGGCACAGCGCGTATATCGCTTATCTCCAGCCATTCTCCAACACATACGGCGACAGGAAACGGCTCGCTGAAGTGTATGAGCCCGTTATCAAATATCCAGGGATTATCGGGCTTGCGGTTGGAACAAGGCCGGATTGTTTTTCAGAAGGTGTTTTAGACTACCTTGAAGATGTATCGAAGCGAACTTATCTCTCGATTGAAATTGGTTTACAGAGCGGCAACGGTGAAGTCCTCAAGCGCAATAATCGCGGGCATGATGCCGAGTCGTTCATCAACGCTGTCAGTGAGCTTTCCAAAAGGAGAATCGAGGCCGTGGCCCATGTCATGATTGGGCTGCCGTTTGAAACGCGCGGCCAGACAATAAATACCGCGAAGCTCCTCGCCTCGCTTCCCGTCAACGGCATTAAAATCCATCAACTGATGATTATAGCCGGAACCAAAGCGCATGAATGGTATAAGGAAGGGAAAGTGAAGGCATTGACGATTGAGGAATATGCCGACATTCTGTGCGAGTTTTTGTCCTATGTGAGGCCCGACCAGTTGATCCATAGGATCATGGCGGATTCAAGTGTGAAAAACGGCCTCGTTGCGCCGACGTGGAGCGCGGAGAAGGGGAAGGCGATAAAGTTTTTACATGAAGTGATGGAGAAGAAAGGACTAGTGCAAGGAAATTTATATAGGTAA
- a CDS encoding tetratricopeptide repeat protein produces the protein MKKATFTFILSVLYGAVMLAVPAQGQNSVEELMSQGNNLLKNGASTEAASVYKKILAKEPRNFEAQANLAFAYLQAERYDKAIAEYNRAISLDSRNAECWANLGFAYEKTGKSSKAADCISKSVELNPSNVEARMNLAAMYENAGAWDKAIAHYEAAIKTDAKRGDAYSGVARCMTEKGNIAGAKKYCQEAIANDPNNADAHWQLGNILWKKENKQAEALKEYETSVKLDENSQIFYENLALLQDDMGKKDEALATWKKYLIYLNDAMKKEEVQRHIDKLEGHETSASTTSKADAKANREKAAQQSEEQMQQLKSELHNEGKGETKHIDAQPVDVGSDFDKLSKDTGNALDLRQEAKKKSAAK, from the coding sequence ATGAAAAAAGCAACCTTCACCTTTATTCTGTCGGTTCTCTATGGCGCGGTGATGCTCGCGGTGCCGGCGCAAGGCCAGAATTCGGTTGAGGAGCTCATGTCGCAGGGAAACAACCTGCTCAAGAACGGCGCATCCACCGAGGCAGCTTCCGTGTACAAGAAAATCCTGGCCAAGGAGCCGAGAAACTTCGAGGCGCAGGCAAACCTCGCCTTTGCCTATCTCCAGGCCGAACGATACGACAAGGCCATCGCGGAATACAACAGGGCCATTTCGCTGGACTCCCGGAACGCAGAATGCTGGGCGAACCTGGGCTTCGCGTATGAAAAGACCGGAAAGTCAAGCAAAGCGGCGGACTGCATTTCCAAATCGGTGGAGCTCAATCCGAGCAACGTGGAGGCGCGCATGAACCTCGCGGCCATGTACGAGAACGCGGGCGCGTGGGACAAGGCGATCGCGCATTACGAGGCGGCCATCAAGACCGACGCCAAGCGCGGGGACGCCTACAGCGGCGTCGCGCGTTGCATGACCGAAAAAGGCAACATCGCGGGCGCGAAGAAATACTGCCAGGAGGCGATCGCCAACGATCCGAACAACGCCGACGCGCACTGGCAGCTCGGCAACATCCTTTGGAAAAAGGAGAACAAGCAGGCCGAGGCGCTCAAGGAATACGAAACGTCGGTCAAGCTCGATGAAAACTCGCAGATCTTTTATGAAAACCTCGCTCTTCTCCAGGATGACATGGGAAAAAAGGACGAGGCGCTGGCCACCTGGAAAAAGTACCTCATCTATCTTAACGACGCGATGAAGAAGGAAGAGGTGCAGCGGCACATCGACAAGCTTGAAGGCCATGAGACATCCGCCTCGACCACCAGCAAGGCTGACGCGAAGGCGAACCGAGAAAAGGCGGCGCAGCAGAGTGAAGAGCAGATGCAGCAGCTCAAGAGCGAGCTGCACAATGAAGGAAAGGGCGAGACAAAGCACATTGACGCGCAGCCAGTCGACGTCGGCTCCGATTTCGACAAGCTGAGCAAGGACACCGGCAACGCGCTCGACCTCCGCCAAGAGGCCAAGAAAAAGTCGGCGGCAAAGTAA